Proteins from a single region of Candidatus Delongbacteria bacterium:
- the alr gene encoding alanine racemase, protein MIINLGIDRPTRAEIDLSAFVGNYKKIKNNFSVMAMVKANAYGHGITKISRVLTDLNVDFLGVAYIEEAVYLRKQGIDVPILVLGAINPNQLKDFIDWNIDITASSIEKLKAVDTIAKICGKKARVHLKFDTGMERIGVHWYNANSMISVLKDLTNIDIIGVFSHFSCSDTDEEFTNTQISRFDNVVQSLNSSGLYAKYYHLSNSSGVKFEVPKYINMIRPGISLYGYGISNLKPVMNFKTSVSYFKVVRKGNPISYNHTFTPNVDTRIITLPVGYGDGYMRALSNKSKVAIGDKLYPVVGNICMDQMMVDIGPEGTAYNGDEVLLFGGNGKLEISAEELASLAGTISYELLCGISLRVPRVYLNKM, encoded by the coding sequence ATGATTATAAATCTTGGGATAGACAGACCAACACGAGCAGAAATTGATCTTTCTGCTTTTGTTGGTAATTATAAAAAAATTAAAAATAATTTCTCTGTTATGGCAATGGTGAAAGCCAATGCGTATGGGCATGGCATTACCAAAATCTCAAGAGTATTGACTGATTTGAATGTTGATTTTCTTGGTGTGGCATATATTGAGGAAGCTGTATACTTGAGAAAACAAGGGATTGATGTACCAATTTTGGTTCTTGGTGCCATTAATCCAAATCAATTAAAAGATTTTATCGATTGGAATATTGATATTACTGCTAGTTCCATCGAAAAATTGAAAGCGGTAGATACAATTGCCAAAATATGTGGTAAGAAGGCAAGAGTTCATCTTAAATTTGATACTGGTATGGAAAGAATAGGTGTTCATTGGTATAATGCAAATTCAATGATTTCTGTTTTGAAGGATTTGACAAACATTGATATTATTGGTGTGTTTTCTCATTTTTCTTGCTCCGACACAGATGAGGAATTTACTAATACACAGATTAGTCGGTTTGATAATGTAGTTCAATCGCTCAACTCGTCTGGATTGTATGCAAAATATTATCATCTCTCCAATTCAAGTGGTGTAAAATTTGAAGTGCCTAAATATATCAATATGATTAGACCCGGAATATCTCTTTACGGTTATGGTATAAGTAACTTAAAACCTGTAATGAATTTTAAAACATCTGTATCTTACTTTAAAGTCGTAAGAAAAGGAAATCCAATCAGTTACAACCATACGTTTACACCAAATGTAGATACTAGGATTATCACCTTACCTGTCGGATACGGAGATGGTTATATGCGAGCACTTTCAAACAAATCCAAAGTAGCTATCGGAGATAAACTTTATCCTGTTGTTGGAAATATTTGTATGGATCAGATGATGGTTGATATAGGTCCTGAAGGAACTGCATATAATGGCGATGAAGTTCTGCTGTTCGGTGGAAATGGAAAACTGGAGATTAGTGCAGAAGAGTTAGCTTCATTAGCTGGGACAATAAGTTATGAACTTTTATGTGGTATTAGTTTACGAGTTCCAAGAGTTTACCTAAATAAAATGTGA
- the hisS gene encoding histidine--tRNA ligase, whose translation MALIVTPTRGMKDFLPDEVVKREQVKKVILDTYSSFGFKPVETPAVEHLHLLNNGEGGENEKLIFKILKRGEKLKDGLSDNESLSDSALRYDLTVPLSRFYANNKGILPKPFKVIQIGPVWRAERPQKGRLRQFIQCDIDVLGNEGIEAEIDLLTASGTALRNLGFNDFSMNFNDRRVLYAMADFCGYDKDEYNSFFITLDKLDKIGVEGVLKELSSNSFSEAKVFKTEELIKYLVREEVEITKLNEILEGKISEEIIYNLNLLKDTLSELGYSCIFDPILVRGMSYYTGTIFEFKYKNYPGSIGGGGRYDKMIEKMVGESIPACGFSIGFERIINIMEEESRVIGKDIRNLALLYDNNKLSDVYKVLYKLVENEYNVSVLKKGKKLGKQLKSLKDQGFSYYMIFGEEGIKEMI comes from the coding sequence ATGGCTTTGATTGTAACACCGACACGAGGAATGAAGGACTTCCTTCCTGATGAAGTAGTCAAAAGAGAACAGGTAAAAAAAGTTATATTAGATACTTATAGTAGTTTTGGATTTAAACCTGTAGAAACTCCGGCTGTTGAACATCTTCATCTGTTAAATAATGGTGAAGGCGGTGAGAATGAAAAGCTGATATTTAAGATTCTTAAGAGAGGGGAGAAGCTTAAAGATGGTTTGTCAGATAATGAATCGCTATCAGATTCAGCCTTACGTTATGATCTAACTGTACCTTTATCTAGATTTTATGCAAACAATAAGGGGATCTTACCAAAACCTTTTAAGGTGATTCAAATCGGTCCTGTATGGAGAGCTGAAAGACCTCAAAAAGGAAGACTGAGACAATTTATTCAGTGCGATATAGATGTTTTAGGTAATGAAGGTATAGAGGCAGAGATTGATCTTTTAACTGCTTCTGGAACAGCTTTAAGAAATCTTGGATTTAATGATTTCTCTATGAATTTTAATGATAGAAGAGTCTTATATGCTATGGCAGATTTTTGTGGTTATGATAAAGATGAGTACAACTCTTTTTTTATAACTCTGGATAAATTAGATAAAATTGGAGTTGAAGGAGTACTTAAAGAGTTAAGCTCAAATTCATTTTCTGAAGCTAAAGTTTTTAAAACAGAAGAACTAATTAAGTATCTTGTTCGAGAAGAGGTTGAAATAACCAAACTTAATGAAATTCTTGAAGGTAAAATTTCTGAAGAGATCATTTATAATCTGAATCTTTTAAAAGATACGCTTTCCGAGCTTGGTTATAGTTGTATATTTGATCCTATACTTGTTAGAGGGATGTCATATTATACAGGTACGATTTTTGAGTTCAAATATAAAAATTATCCAGGTTCAATTGGTGGTGGTGGTAGATATGATAAAATGATTGAGAAAATGGTTGGAGAATCAATTCCTGCATGTGGTTTTTCAATTGGATTTGAAAGAATTATCAACATTATGGAAGAAGAAAGTCGAGTAATTGGCAAAGATATAAGAAATCTTGCCCTTTTGTATGATAATAATAAATTATCTGATGTTTACAAGGTATTATACAAACTTGTGGAGAATGAATACAATGTCTCTGTCTTGAAAAAAGGTAAAAAACTTGGGAAACAATTAAAAAGCCTTAAGGATCAAGGTTTTTCATACTATATGATATTTGGTGAAGAAGGTATCAAAGAGATGATATGA
- the thpR gene encoding RNA 2',3'-cyclic phosphodiesterase → MESKRLFIGVNLVDRFDFNSLIYILKKELAWCDIKWVNPFNIHLTIKFIGDTKLFEKITNQLNFIKKSSFDINFDGLSYFSRDSLPSTVHIETLISDNCLKLYTEIENKLLPLGLDKDSRCFKPHITLGRVKQCSDVKRFKDAIAKIDQTIEKLKINICDFILFESILKPQGPEYRVLQKYNLES, encoded by the coding sequence ATGGAAAGTAAGAGATTGTTTATTGGAGTGAATCTGGTTGACAGGTTCGACTTCAATAGTTTAATCTATATTTTGAAAAAGGAGTTAGCATGGTGTGACATTAAATGGGTTAACCCATTTAATATTCATTTGACTATCAAATTTATTGGTGATACCAAACTCTTTGAAAAAATAACAAACCAACTTAATTTTATTAAAAAAAGTAGTTTTGATATCAACTTTGATGGTTTATCCTATTTCAGCCGAGACTCTTTGCCTTCAACTGTTCATATTGAAACATTGATTAGTGATAATTGTCTCAAACTATATACTGAAATAGAAAACAAGCTACTACCTTTGGGTTTAGATAAAGATAGTAGATGTTTCAAGCCTCATATTACTTTGGGACGCGTTAAACAGTGTTCAGATGTTAAAAGATTTAAAGATGCTATTGCTAAAATTGATCAAACAATTGAGAAGCTAAAAATTAATATTTGTGATTTTATTCTGTTTGAAAGTATATTAAAACCGCAAGGACCTGAGTATAGGGTTTTGCAAAAGTATAATTTAGAATCTTAG
- a CDS encoding MTH1187 family thiamine-binding protein: MSVIVEFAMFPTDKGESVSEYVSKIIENFRALKLHYQLTPMGTIFETANVSEALEVINKSYNILEPHANRVYCTAKFDIRKNRTNGMEQKIKSIMDKNGK; encoded by the coding sequence ATGTCTGTAATTGTTGAATTTGCGATGTTTCCAACAGATAAAGGAGAAAGTGTAAGTGAATATGTTTCAAAAATTATTGAGAACTTTAGAGCGTTGAAATTACATTATCAACTCACACCGATGGGGACGATTTTTGAAACTGCGAATGTGAGTGAAGCTTTAGAAGTGATTAATAAGTCATATAATATTCTTGAGCCTCATGCAAATAGAGTTTATTGTACTGCAAAATTTGACATAAGAAAAAATCGTACAAATGGTATGGAGCAAAAAATAAAGTCAATTATGGATAAAAATGGAAAGTAA
- a CDS encoding T9SS type A sorting domain-containing protein, protein MRNLMLIIIVSTTFSLWSGQIIKRWSLEQSPIFIDGNITIPSNTLLKIEPGVEIIFTGDHSFRIDGYIEAIGTYEERIVFKGNGESTWSGIIFDFQKSPEDTLRSLLSNCVIKNAYSKFDPSNPGSGGNGGGVQVEKGNKVTISDCIIEDNDADGYGGGCYVNNSDVWMINCIVRNNEADFGGGLYINKSNMRLINNTIIDNVANQDGGAAYHNDSNGEYVNNIIWGNTAQIGMQIYLNDDMSDPNFFNCNVEKGVEDFSGAGSGVFFTGKYVNCISSEPMLERVACDFYELSSNSPCINRGTTDPEIVNLPLYDISGEKRIVGALVDIGSIEYKNVLSIKDENEVRYSALDNYPNPFNSTTTLNYVMSISSEVKITIYDAIGRTIKEIYMDAHEGENNLKLNFEGLPSGVYYIQLHSKNVTAMKKIHYLK, encoded by the coding sequence ATGAGAAATCTGATGCTGATAATAATAGTTTCGACAACTTTTTCTCTTTGGTCAGGACAGATAATTAAAAGGTGGAGTTTAGAGCAGTCGCCTATATTTATAGATGGCAATATAACCATACCATCAAACACGTTATTGAAAATTGAGCCCGGTGTAGAAATAATTTTTACTGGTGATCATAGTTTTAGGATCGATGGTTATATTGAGGCTATTGGAACATATGAGGAAAGAATTGTTTTCAAAGGTAATGGTGAGAGTACATGGAGTGGAATCATTTTTGACTTTCAGAAGTCACCTGAGGATACATTAAGATCTCTATTGTCAAATTGTGTAATAAAGAATGCTTATTCAAAGTTTGATCCGAGTAATCCCGGTTCTGGTGGGAATGGTGGAGGAGTTCAAGTTGAGAAGGGGAACAAAGTTACTATTTCAGACTGTATAATTGAGGACAATGACGCAGATGGATATGGTGGTGGGTGTTACGTAAATAATAGCGATGTTTGGATGATCAATTGTATTGTAAGAAATAACGAAGCTGATTTTGGTGGTGGTCTCTACATCAATAAGAGCAACATGAGGCTTATCAATAATACGATAATTGATAATGTTGCCAATCAGGATGGTGGTGCTGCATACCATAATGATAGTAATGGTGAATATGTTAATAATATCATTTGGGGTAATACAGCTCAAATAGGTATGCAAATATATCTAAATGATGATATGTCGGATCCAAATTTTTTCAATTGTAATGTTGAGAAAGGGGTAGAGGATTTTTCTGGAGCAGGATCAGGTGTTTTTTTTACTGGAAAATATGTTAATTGTATCAGTAGTGAACCAATGCTTGAAAGAGTTGCATGTGATTTCTACGAATTATCATCTAATTCTCCATGCATAAACAGAGGGACAACAGATCCTGAGATCGTAAATCTTCCACTATATGATATTTCAGGAGAGAAAAGAATAGTTGGAGCTCTTGTAGATATTGGATCTATTGAGTATAAAAATGTTCTTAGTATAAAAGATGAGAATGAAGTACGATATTCAGCTTTGGATAATTATCCAAATCCTTTCAATTCAACTACTACACTAAATTATGTTATGTCGATCTCTTCAGAAGTCAAAATCACAATATATGATGCAATAGGTAGAACAATAAAAGAGATTTACATGGATGCTCATGAAGGTGAGAATAATTTGAAGTTAAATTTTGAAGGATTGCCTTCAGGTGTCTACTATATTCAACTTCATAGTAAAAATGTAACGGCAATGAAAAAGATACATTACCTGAAATAA
- a CDS encoding cysteine--tRNA ligase, giving the protein MKIYNSYTNSKEIFKPVTDGIVNIYSCGPTVYSYAQIGNFSSFLMADLLVRYLKYKGYTVNWVQNITDVGHLTDDSDDGEDKMEKASKKENKTPWEIARFYEEAFLKDASLLNITKANFYPRATEHITEMINMIEKLVSDGYAYETEDGVYFDITKFKNYGKLSGNTLDSLNAGSRIDINSSKRNPQDFAIWKKLIGENSNHIMKWDSPWGLGFPGWHIECSAMSRKYLGDTLDFHTGGEDNKFPHHECEIAQSEAFTGKKYVNYWLHKSHILLNSEKMAKSTGNFYTVSDLVEKGYDPKAIRFTFLSAHYRSKLNFTYEAVTESAKQIDKFNEFIQFLLSFKTDENSDDNSILSIIKSTSQQFEKGLDDDLNISVSLAALNGFIKSIKKNSLKTGLKHDTLFKIIEFLKKVDTILCVMSFEKEKEKIFTEKEMEEINRLNMLRLQYREDKNFIKADEIRDTLIKMGVKINDNKV; this is encoded by the coding sequence TTGAAAATCTATAATTCATACACAAATAGTAAAGAAATTTTCAAACCTGTAACAGATGGCATTGTAAACATATATAGCTGTGGACCTACAGTTTATAGTTACGCTCAGATTGGGAACTTCTCTTCATTTTTAATGGCTGATCTATTGGTAAGATATTTAAAATATAAAGGTTATACCGTCAATTGGGTGCAAAATATCACTGATGTAGGTCATTTAACCGACGACAGTGATGACGGAGAAGATAAAATGGAGAAAGCTTCAAAAAAAGAAAATAAAACACCTTGGGAGATAGCACGATTCTATGAAGAAGCGTTTCTGAAGGATGCAAGCTTACTAAATATCACCAAGGCAAATTTTTATCCAAGGGCAACAGAGCATATTACTGAAATGATCAATATGATTGAAAAACTAGTTTCTGATGGTTATGCCTACGAAACTGAAGATGGTGTATATTTTGATATCACTAAGTTTAAAAATTATGGCAAACTATCAGGAAACACTTTGGACAGTTTAAATGCTGGGTCGAGAATTGACATTAACTCGTCAAAACGAAACCCTCAAGATTTTGCTATCTGGAAAAAACTAATTGGAGAAAACTCTAATCATATAATGAAATGGGACTCCCCCTGGGGACTTGGATTCCCTGGTTGGCATATCGAATGTTCTGCAATGAGCAGAAAATATCTTGGAGACACATTGGATTTTCACACAGGAGGTGAAGATAATAAATTTCCACATCATGAATGTGAAATCGCACAGAGTGAAGCCTTTACCGGTAAAAAATATGTTAACTACTGGCTTCATAAAAGCCATATTTTGTTAAACAGTGAAAAGATGGCAAAATCAACCGGTAATTTTTATACTGTAAGTGATTTGGTTGAAAAAGGATACGATCCTAAGGCTATTCGTTTTACATTCTTATCAGCCCATTACAGATCTAAACTAAATTTTACATATGAAGCCGTTACTGAATCCGCAAAACAAATAGACAAATTCAACGAATTTATCCAGTTTCTTCTTTCTTTCAAAACGGATGAAAATTCTGATGACAATTCCATTCTATCCATAATAAAATCAACTTCACAACAATTTGAAAAAGGACTCGATGACGACCTTAACATTTCAGTTTCATTAGCAGCACTCAATGGATTTATAAAATCCATAAAAAAGAACAGCTTAAAGACTGGTCTTAAACACGATACTCTTTTCAAAATAATAGAATTTTTAAAAAAAGTGGACACCATTTTGTGTGTCATGAGTTTTGAAAAAGAGAAGGAAAAAATTTTCACTGAAAAAGAGATGGAAGAGATAAATAGACTCAACATGCTTAGGTTACAGTACAGAGAAGATAAAAATTTTATCAAAGCAGATGAGATTAGAGATACTTTAATTAAAATGGGAGTAAAAATAAATGACAACAAAGTTTAG
- a CDS encoding DUF4837 family protein, which produces MTTKFRIISLILLFLLVSCSKRTAIGGDNIVLVLADIDVYEKYEEKLEQLFSKEIFTPVPEKRYYIEHVDLKTFSDKRYFKNILMLTDIDGNGKESEFINNMLPETLEDGIREGDYSYVFKKDIWAKKQNVLILMTSKEDNLSNYLETQGNLFYDQIHNRNLELVRESLFDEFNNTEAQNYTLENYNVDIFVPHDFTVVNEGKKTKFIRFRRFMPDRWLTIIWGDYDNSITFQENIINLRNQAGEEFGDKVKVNPEIIDFEPDNTFTENGVLIRGIWEYDLGGGPFFAHAFIKNNKLVLVDGAVFYPGNDKYPFIEQLELMAKSAKFK; this is translated from the coding sequence ATGACAACAAAGTTTAGGATAATATCGTTAATTTTATTATTTCTCCTCGTTTCCTGTAGTAAACGAACTGCAATAGGTGGAGATAATATTGTTCTGGTTCTTGCAGATATTGATGTTTATGAAAAATATGAAGAAAAACTTGAACAACTTTTCTCGAAAGAGATATTCACACCTGTACCTGAAAAAAGATATTACATAGAACATGTAGATCTAAAAACTTTTAGTGATAAAAGATATTTTAAGAACATATTAATGCTAACAGATATAGATGGCAATGGTAAAGAATCTGAATTTATCAATAATATGCTTCCTGAAACTTTAGAGGATGGAATTCGTGAAGGAGATTATTCTTATGTTTTCAAAAAAGACATCTGGGCAAAAAAACAAAATGTTTTAATCCTAATGACTTCAAAGGAGGATAATCTTAGTAACTATCTTGAAACACAAGGAAATTTGTTTTATGATCAAATTCACAATAGAAATTTAGAATTGGTAAGGGAATCGCTTTTTGATGAATTCAACAACACTGAAGCACAAAATTATACTTTGGAAAATTATAATGTGGATATTTTTGTTCCTCATGACTTTACGGTAGTGAACGAAGGGAAAAAGACAAAATTTATCAGATTCAGAAGGTTTATGCCTGATAGATGGCTAACGATAATATGGGGTGATTATGATAACTCAATAACATTTCAGGAAAATATTATAAATCTTAGAAATCAAGCTGGTGAAGAATTTGGAGATAAGGTTAAAGTAAACCCAGAAATAATTGATTTTGAGCCTGACAACACATTTACAGAAAATGGAGTATTGATAAGAGGTATTTGGGAATATGATCTTGGAGGAGGACCATTTTTTGCCCACGCATTTATAAAAAACAATAAATTGGTTTTGGTTGATGGAGCTGTTTTTTATCCAGGTAATGATAAATACCCATTTATAGAACAATTGGAACTTATGGCTAAATCAGCGAAATTCAAATAA
- a CDS encoding tyrosine-type recombinase/integrase, giving the protein MKNLDKYINSFLDSIDSVGMKSKNTILAYKRDLVMYQLYIDENGEEWSSKATLRKYVRTLSCTDLSSSSINRKISSIKSFFNFLEKNDLIIKNPAESLVFKKSERKLPAIASENELGSLIDRFTSKDFFSSREKLIFELFYSTGLRVSEARELYIDVVLKSDLIKVKGKGGKIRLVPISKKVSIAIKEYEKFRDEILNERGKDTEFLFISFRGDHLTVRQIQNIVKKGFSNLSKITKKSPHILRHSFATHLLNNGADLVSVKDLLGHSSLSTTQIYTHLSVEKIREVLKKSHPRGE; this is encoded by the coding sequence ATGAAAAATCTAGATAAATATATAAACAGCTTCTTGGATTCGATAGATTCTGTTGGAATGAAATCTAAAAATACTATTTTAGCTTACAAAAGAGATTTAGTAATGTATCAACTTTATATTGATGAAAATGGGGAAGAATGGAGCTCAAAAGCTACTTTAAGAAAATATGTAAGAACGCTAAGTTGTACAGATTTAAGTTCAAGTTCAATCAATAGAAAAATTTCCAGTATTAAATCGTTCTTTAATTTCTTGGAAAAAAATGATTTAATAATAAAAAATCCTGCAGAAAGCTTAGTATTTAAGAAAAGTGAAAGAAAATTGCCTGCCATTGCAAGTGAAAACGAGCTTGGTTCATTGATTGACAGGTTCACATCAAAGGATTTTTTCTCATCAAGAGAAAAATTGATATTTGAACTTTTTTATTCTACTGGGTTGAGGGTCTCAGAGGCTAGAGAGCTTTACATTGATGTTGTTTTAAAATCTGATCTTATAAAGGTAAAAGGTAAAGGCGGAAAAATCAGACTTGTTCCTATTTCCAAAAAAGTCTCCATTGCTATCAAAGAGTACGAGAAGTTTAGAGATGAAATCTTAAATGAGAGAGGTAAAGATACTGAATTTCTTTTCATCTCATTCAGAGGCGATCACCTTACAGTACGTCAAATTCAAAATATTGTTAAAAAGGGTTTTTCAAATTTATCGAAAATTACAAAAAAATCTCCTCATATCTTGAGACATTCTTTTGCAACGCATTTGCTAAACAATGGTGCCGATCTTGTTTCAGTTAAAGATTTACTTGGTCATAGTTCACTTTCAACTACTCAAATATATACTCACCTTTCAGTAGAGAAGATAAGGGAGGTATTAAAAAAAAGTCATCCACGTGGTGAATGA
- a CDS encoding NAD+ synthase translates to MRDLNINKCIDDMCAFLSHEFKKAGFNKAVLGLSGGLDSAVVAFLAVKSLGRENVVAIKLPYKTSSEESIIDADLVIEKTGMPSRHFEITPVVDKFAELSGCMNPLRMGNVMARIRMTVLFDKAMAKNALVLGTSNKSEILLGYGTLFGDMASIINPIAPFYKTEIKEIAKELGVPVSIINKKPSADLWQDQEDEKELGFTYAEADEIMYLVFDTGNREAAIDKFGFNLVEKVTNRVTANEYKSKLPIKFVL, encoded by the coding sequence ATGAGAGACCTTAATATTAACAAATGTATTGATGATATGTGTGCTTTTTTATCACATGAGTTTAAAAAAGCTGGATTTAACAAAGCTGTTCTTGGTTTATCAGGGGGACTGGATTCTGCTGTTGTAGCTTTTCTAGCCGTTAAATCACTGGGAAGAGAAAATGTTGTGGCGATAAAGCTTCCTTATAAAACATCTAGTGAAGAATCTATCATAGATGCTGATCTTGTAATTGAAAAAACAGGAATGCCATCCAGACATTTTGAAATCACCCCTGTTGTAGATAAATTTGCTGAATTATCAGGATGTATGAACCCTCTTAGAATGGGTAATGTAATGGCACGAATAAGGATGACTGTTTTATTTGACAAAGCTATGGCAAAGAATGCCCTTGTACTTGGAACCAGCAATAAAAGTGAAATCCTGCTTGGATATGGCACCCTCTTTGGAGATATGGCTTCTATTATCAATCCTATTGCTCCATTCTATAAAACAGAGATAAAAGAGATTGCAAAAGAACTCGGAGTTCCTGTTTCCATAATTAACAAAAAACCTTCTGCTGATTTATGGCAAGACCAAGAAGATGAGAAGGAGCTTGGGTTTACTTATGCTGAAGCTGATGAGATCATGTATCTTGTATTTGACACTGGCAATAGAGAAGCTGCTATTGACAAATTCGGTTTTAATTTAGTTGAAAAAGTTACAAATCGTGTAACGGCTAATGAATATAAGTCAAAATTACCTATCAAGTTTGTGTTGTGA
- the maf gene encoding septum formation protein Maf → MDSIKKQVVLASKSPRRKELLEKFNIDFIVDPSNSDEDIDFESDFECYVIKIAELKCMEVAKRYSNSIIVSSDTIVVHNDTILTKPTDRKSAREMLEKLSGNTHLVYTSIFVFDQAKNKKLYECVTTKVLFFDLTDKEIDSYLDSSEPYDKAGAYGIQGIGARFVKNIEGCFYSVMGFPISRFIRMIEQLI, encoded by the coding sequence ATGGACTCAATAAAAAAACAGGTGGTTCTTGCATCTAAATCACCACGAAGAAAAGAGTTGCTAGAAAAATTTAATATTGACTTTATTGTCGATCCGTCGAATAGTGATGAAGATATTGATTTTGAATCAGATTTTGAATGTTATGTAATTAAGATTGCAGAACTAAAGTGTATGGAAGTTGCCAAAAGATATTCAAACTCAATCATTGTTTCATCCGACACAATTGTAGTTCATAATGACACTATACTTACAAAACCTACCGATAGGAAAAGTGCAAGAGAAATGCTGGAAAAACTATCTGGAAATACCCACCTAGTATACACTTCTATCTTTGTTTTTGATCAAGCAAAAAATAAAAAATTATACGAATGTGTTACAACAAAGGTACTTTTTTTTGATTTGACAGATAAAGAGATTGATAGTTATCTTGACAGTAGTGAACCTTACGACAAAGCTGGAGCTTACGGAATTCAAGGAATTGGAGCAAGATTTGTTAAAAACATTGAAGGATGCTTTTATTCTGTCATGGGGTTTCCAATTTCAAGATTTATCAGAATGATTGAACAGCTAATTTAG